In Xylanibacter ruminicola 23, a single genomic region encodes these proteins:
- a CDS encoding Do family serine endopeptidase, translating into MKKIVNAATPAVCAVALTLSVVAFANSNAATAPAPIVTSAPAAPAGQPVDLTYAAEKALPAVVYIKNTQNSKIETVEYSDPFEDFFSDPFGGFFGRGQGNGGRRQRQVQTPKRAAAGSGVIISADGYIVTNNHVVDGADELTVSLNEGSKEYSARVIGADKTTDLALIKIDGKNLPAIAIANSDDVKVGEWVLAVGNPLGLNNTVTAGIISAKARTLGANGVESFIQTDAAINQGNSGGALVNTRGELVGINAMLASPTGSNIGYGFAIPTAIMNKVVDDLKQYGNVQRAMIGIQGSDVKSYVDNQKDNGKEIDLGTMEGIYVAKVVEDGAAEAAGLKEGDVITSIDGKKVTSFGELQGVLAKKRPGDKVAITYLRAKKSHNATLTLKNEQGNTKVVKNADTDVLGADFRPITDAQKKQLEINYGLEVVKVNGGKMKDAGVPKGFIIQRVNDEPMHTFDDLQNAVKEANNSKDQMLVIRGIFPTGKKGGFVVYLQNE; encoded by the coding sequence ATGAAAAAGATCGTAAATGCAGCAACTCCCGCCGTATGCGCTGTTGCTTTGACTCTTTCAGTAGTAGCATTCGCTAACTCTAACGCAGCTACTGCTCCAGCTCCTATCGTTACATCGGCTCCAGCAGCACCAGCTGGTCAGCCAGTAGACCTTACCTATGCAGCCGAGAAAGCGCTGCCAGCGGTGGTTTACATCAAGAACACCCAGAACTCAAAGATTGAGACCGTTGAGTATAGCGATCCGTTTGAGGATTTCTTCTCTGATCCATTCGGCGGTTTCTTTGGTCGTGGTCAGGGCAACGGTGGCCGTCGCCAGCGCCAGGTGCAGACACCTAAGCGCGCTGCTGCCGGTTCGGGTGTGATTATCTCGGCCGATGGTTATATCGTAACCAACAACCACGTGGTAGATGGTGCCGACGAGTTGACCGTTAGCTTGAACGAGGGTTCGAAGGAGTATTCGGCTCGCGTGATTGGTGCCGACAAGACCACCGACCTGGCGCTGATTAAGATCGACGGTAAGAACCTGCCTGCTATCGCTATCGCTAACAGCGACGATGTAAAGGTAGGCGAATGGGTTCTGGCTGTAGGTAACCCACTCGGACTTAACAACACTGTAACTGCAGGTATCATCTCGGCCAAGGCCCGTACACTGGGTGCCAACGGCGTAGAGAGCTTTATACAGACCGATGCCGCCATCAACCAGGGTAACTCTGGTGGTGCGCTGGTAAATACCCGTGGCGAACTGGTTGGTATCAACGCCATGCTGGCCTCGCCTACTGGTTCTAACATCGGTTACGGATTCGCTATCCCAACAGCTATCATGAACAAGGTGGTTGACGACCTGAAGCAGTATGGTAACGTACAGCGCGCCATGATTGGTATTCAGGGTAGCGACGTGAAGAGCTACGTTGACAACCAGAAGGATAACGGCAAGGAGATCGACCTGGGTACTATGGAAGGTATCTATGTGGCTAAGGTGGTAGAAGACGGTGCTGCCGAGGCTGCCGGACTGAAGGAAGGCGACGTGATTACATCTATCGACGGCAAGAAGGTGACATCGTTCGGCGAGCTGCAGGGTGTGCTGGCCAAGAAGCGCCCAGGCGACAAGGTGGCTATCACCTATCTGCGCGCCAAGAAGAGCCACAACGCTACTCTTACACTGAAGAACGAGCAGGGCAACACCAAGGTGGTGAAGAATGCTGATACCGACGTGCTGGGTGCCGACTTCCGACCCATTACCGATGCCCAGAAGAAGCAGTTGGAGATTAACTATGGTCTGGAGGTAGTAAAGGTTAACGGCGGAAAGATGAAGGATGCCGGCGTACCAAAGGGATTCATCATCCAGCGCGTGAACGATGAGCCAATGCATACCTTCGACGACCTGCAGAATGCCGTGAAGGAGGCCAACAACTCTAAGGATCAGATGCTGGTTATCCGCGGTATCTTCCCAACAGGTAAAAAGGGTGGTTTTGTAGTATATCTGCAGAACGAATAA
- a CDS encoding RNA polymerase sigma factor RpoD/SigA, which produces MRQLKITKSITNRESAALEKYLQEISKETMISAEEEVELAQRIKKGDTKALERLTKANLRFVVSVAKQYQNQGLSLPDLINEGNLGLLKAAERFDETRGFKFISYAVWWIRQSILQAISEQSRIVRLPLNQVGSVNKINREINRFEQLNERRPSVDEIAEKVDLPQEKIDEAMAINGHQISVDAPFVEGEDNSLLDVMANSDAPLADNQLVEESLKSEIQNALSALNERERNVVEASYGINQPELTLEEIGTKFGLTRERVRQIKEKAIRKLRNSKANKFLKTYLG; this is translated from the coding sequence ATGAGACAACTAAAGATCACTAAATCTATAACCAACCGTGAGAGTGCGGCTCTGGAAAAGTATCTACAAGAGATTAGTAAGGAGACCATGATCTCGGCTGAGGAAGAGGTTGAATTGGCACAGCGCATAAAAAAAGGAGACACTAAAGCGTTGGAGCGATTAACGAAGGCTAACCTTCGTTTCGTGGTATCTGTGGCTAAGCAATATCAGAATCAGGGATTGTCGCTGCCCGATCTGATTAACGAAGGCAATTTAGGATTGCTGAAAGCGGCCGAACGTTTCGACGAGACACGCGGCTTCAAGTTCATCTCGTATGCCGTATGGTGGATACGTCAGAGCATTCTGCAGGCCATCTCAGAGCAGAGTCGTATCGTACGACTGCCCCTGAACCAGGTGGGATCGGTAAACAAAATCAATCGTGAGATAAACCGATTTGAGCAGCTTAACGAGCGCCGCCCATCGGTAGATGAGATAGCCGAGAAAGTGGATTTGCCACAAGAAAAGATTGACGAGGCGATGGCCATTAACGGGCACCAGATTAGTGTGGATGCACCGTTTGTTGAGGGCGAAGACAACAGCTTGCTCGACGTGATGGCCAACAGCGATGCCCCACTGGCCGATAACCAGTTGGTTGAGGAGTCGCTGAAATCGGAGATACAAAACGCCCTGAGTGCCCTGAACGAGCGCGAGCGCAACGTGGTAGAGGCATCGTACGGCATTAACCAGCCCGAGCTGACACTCGAGGAGATTGGTACCAAGTTTGGATTAACCCGTGAACGCGTACGTCAGATAAAAGAAAAGGCTATCCGCAAGCTAAGAAACAGCAAAGCGAATAAATTTTTAAAGACATATTTAGGATAA